Proteins co-encoded in one Balneolaceae bacterium genomic window:
- the rpe gene encoding ribulose-phosphate 3-epimerase, translating to MNVGLPVLAPSILAADFSRLEEQIQSCTDEGIQWIHCDIMDGHFVPNISFGPGVVETVRDIAPDLFLDVHLMIEKPDQYIDDFADAGADLISVHYETCPHLHRSIENIKNNGCMAGVVINPATSVNLLEPILADVDLVLIMSVNPGFGGQSFINSSYQKIRKLYQMREEIGLSFLIEVDGGVKTKNAQKLVSSGVDVLVAGSSVFKAEDIPKSIATLLQNARSGSDRVV from the coding sequence ATGAACGTTGGCCTACCGGTATTAGCTCCCTCTATACTTGCAGCCGATTTTTCCCGGTTGGAAGAACAGATTCAATCCTGTACAGATGAAGGAATACAGTGGATCCATTGCGATATTATGGATGGGCACTTTGTTCCAAATATAAGTTTTGGGCCCGGAGTTGTGGAAACTGTCAGAGACATTGCACCTGATCTGTTTCTCGATGTTCACCTAATGATTGAAAAACCCGATCAATACATTGACGATTTTGCTGATGCCGGAGCCGACTTGATTTCGGTTCACTATGAAACCTGCCCGCATCTGCATAGAAGTATTGAAAATATAAAAAATAACGGATGCATGGCCGGTGTTGTGATAAATCCGGCTACATCAGTTAATTTACTGGAACCAATTCTCGCTGATGTAGACCTTGTTCTTATTATGAGTGTAAACCCGGGATTTGGTGGACAATCATTTATTAACAGCAGTTATCAAAAAATCAGGAAATTATATCAGATGAGAGAAGAGATCGGATTGTCCTTTTTGATAGAAGTTGATGGCGGCGTAAAAACAAAAAATGCACAAAAACTGGTTTCCAGTGGTGTTGATGTATTAGTGGCGGGAAGTAGTGTATTTAAAGCAGAAGATATCCCGAAAAGTATAGCAACATTACTGCAAAATGCCCGTTCAGGATCAGACAGAGTCGTTTAA
- a CDS encoding DUF5683 domain-containing protein — protein sequence MKFLFIGTLFFLIPLSVHGQEEISANVSSPVIKNFQSGQENYHLITPVLMRESSTLNYQEEYAIRNGNIFQSFFSSLIIPGSGQIKNRSWWKAGLFFAIEATSVYLFVDNRNDARIGERDYEKYANRNWSVVQYSNWLVQYHEQNGLDNPHIDDLRQMLGNTEASFNVNKDWNEVNIDLLRQVERDTPYVTSDQNRTNNFSHTLPEYGSQQYYELISKYYQYQAGWKDYNNFHDNIGHTGTFYNERFVIDRGGSYASPFFYEAAQMAKQFNSDYRTSNTFLSILIANHVLSAFDAYFTFKMKQNRLEATSSIMPGKQIQLTYSF from the coding sequence GTGAAATTTTTATTTATAGGCACACTTTTCTTTTTAATACCACTTTCTGTTCACGGTCAAGAAGAAATTTCGGCCAATGTATCATCACCGGTTATTAAGAATTTTCAGAGTGGACAAGAAAACTATCATTTGATAACTCCTGTCCTTATGCGTGAATCTTCAACTCTTAATTACCAGGAGGAATATGCTATTCGTAATGGAAATATATTCCAATCATTTTTCAGTTCGTTAATCATTCCGGGTTCAGGCCAGATTAAAAACAGGAGCTGGTGGAAAGCAGGACTATTTTTTGCTATCGAAGCCACCTCCGTTTACCTGTTTGTTGATAATAGAAACGATGCGAGAATAGGCGAAAGAGATTACGAAAAATATGCCAACAGGAACTGGAGTGTGGTTCAGTATTCCAACTGGCTTGTTCAGTATCATGAACAAAATGGATTGGATAATCCTCACATTGATGACCTCAGACAGATGCTTGGAAATACTGAAGCTTCATTTAATGTGAATAAAGATTGGAATGAAGTGAACATTGATCTTCTGCGACAGGTTGAACGGGATACGCCATATGTCACGTCCGATCAAAACAGGACGAATAATTTTTCGCACACGTTGCCCGAATATGGAAGTCAGCAGTATTATGAGCTCATTTCAAAATACTACCAATACCAGGCCGGCTGGAAAGATTATAATAATTTTCACGACAATATTGGACATACAGGAACATTTTACAATGAGAGATTTGTGATAGACAGAGGTGGTTCTTATGCCAGTCCTTTTTTCTATGAGGCGGCACAGATGGCCAAACAGTTTAATTCTGATTACAGAACAAGTAACACCTTCTTATCTATTTTAATTGCTAATCATGTTCTTTCTGCGTTCGATGCTTATTTTACATTCAAAATGAAACAAAATAGATTGGAAGCTACTTCAAGCATTATGCCTGGAAAACAGATCCAACTTACATACAGTTTCTAA
- a CDS encoding PASTA domain-containing protein yields the protein MSRIKHFLKSTLTDRRLYISLAGVIIFGIIFALLLDFIIMPSYTNYKEGITVPDVTKISLEEATTLLNDYGLRHEVLDRRANSAYPADFIIDQSPSAQQIVKPNRKVYLTVNTATTPQTVVPDVVNMSLRNAEIQLENHGLTVGTKSYESSRFRNTILRQSVAAGDTVSRGTVVNLAVSDGLGSRIVEVPDVVGLRLSEAQQTITKAGLRVGEVRFQPSREYTPNTVISFSPDEENLTEGESLQLIVAERFDAREEVESGAIIDDSTSVNQQNQNP from the coding sequence ATGAGTCGCATTAAACATTTTTTAAAATCTACTTTAACAGACCGTAGATTATATATCTCATTGGCAGGTGTCATTATTTTTGGGATTATCTTTGCATTACTACTCGATTTTATAATCATGCCCTCTTATACCAATTACAAGGAAGGCATCACCGTCCCCGATGTAACAAAAATATCACTCGAAGAGGCCACCACTCTCCTTAACGACTACGGTTTACGTCATGAAGTACTCGACCGCAGAGCCAACTCAGCTTATCCGGCAGATTTTATCATAGATCAATCGCCGTCTGCCCAGCAAATCGTAAAGCCTAACAGAAAAGTATATCTAACGGTAAATACTGCTACCACTCCTCAAACTGTTGTTCCTGATGTAGTAAATATGTCTCTCAGAAATGCAGAAATTCAACTGGAAAATCACGGGTTAACCGTCGGAACAAAAAGTTATGAATCTTCCCGCTTTAGAAATACTATATTACGTCAGTCAGTGGCTGCCGGAGATACTGTATCCCGAGGCACTGTAGTTAATCTTGCAGTAAGTGATGGTTTGGGTTCTCGAATTGTTGAAGTGCCTGACGTAGTTGGTTTAAGGCTTTCTGAAGCTCAGCAAACCATCACCAAAGCGGGCCTTCGGGTGGGTGAAGTTCGGTTTCAACCAAGCCGTGAATACACTCCTAACACTGTTATCTCATTTAGTCCTGACGAGGAGAACCTGACAGAAGGAGAATCGCTTCAATTAATTGTTGCAGAACGTTTTGACGCCCGCGAAGAAGTTGAATCGGGCGCGATAATTGATGATTCTACATCTGTAAATCAACAGAACCAAAACCCCTAA